A region from the Leptospirillum ferriphilum ML-04 genome encodes:
- a CDS encoding MFS transporter, producing the protein MHPKATQSQILLASLAGTTIEFFDFYIFATASVLVFPALFFPPGNPTTATLQSLATFALAFVTRPIGAALFGHFGDRMGRKATLVVSLLTMGLSTILIGLLPTYAKAGILAPLLLAVCRLGQGLGLGGEWGGAVLLATENAPEGKKGWFGMFPQFGAPAGFILSTGVFLFLTHFTSRNQFLEWGWRIPFLLSAILVVVGLWIRLRVYETPEFSRVIETNRKVRFPFFSVLLHHPGSLVTGIFSLLSTFVMFYLMTVFTLGWGTSHLHYPKETLLFVQMTGVVCFALMIPVSSHYADRRSCREAMILSTILIFLFGFGFGVMMEPNHLLRLMVFYVLGFSVIGLTYGPAGTILSELFPTPIRYTGASLAFNLAGVAGASPAPYIATRLAGQYGLNAVGYYLSITAVITFLALLAVRPWDPGSEQNLGSGR; encoded by the coding sequence ATGCACCCAAAAGCCACACAAAGCCAGATCCTTCTGGCAAGTCTTGCAGGAACCACGATCGAGTTTTTCGATTTCTATATCTTTGCAACCGCTTCTGTTCTGGTCTTTCCGGCTCTCTTTTTTCCGCCGGGCAATCCGACCACCGCAACGCTCCAGTCTCTTGCCACCTTCGCGCTGGCCTTTGTCACCCGTCCGATCGGAGCGGCCCTTTTCGGGCATTTCGGTGACCGCATGGGCCGGAAGGCCACCCTTGTCGTCTCCCTTCTGACGATGGGGCTCTCCACCATCCTGATCGGACTCCTGCCGACATATGCAAAAGCAGGAATTCTGGCACCCCTTCTTCTGGCGGTCTGCCGACTGGGACAGGGTCTCGGACTTGGAGGAGAATGGGGTGGAGCCGTTCTCCTGGCGACAGAAAACGCTCCCGAAGGGAAAAAAGGGTGGTTCGGAATGTTTCCCCAGTTCGGAGCTCCGGCGGGGTTCATCCTGTCAACAGGGGTCTTTCTTTTCCTGACCCATTTCACCTCACGGAACCAGTTTCTGGAATGGGGATGGCGCATCCCGTTTCTTTTGAGCGCCATCCTCGTTGTCGTCGGGTTGTGGATCCGGCTGCGCGTTTATGAAACGCCGGAATTTTCCCGGGTGATCGAGACAAACCGGAAAGTCCGATTTCCTTTTTTTTCCGTACTTCTCCATCACCCGGGTTCTCTTGTGACGGGCATTTTTTCTCTTCTGAGCACGTTTGTGATGTTTTACCTGATGACCGTTTTCACCCTCGGGTGGGGAACGAGCCATCTTCATTACCCCAAGGAAACACTTCTGTTCGTCCAGATGACCGGCGTCGTCTGCTTCGCCCTCATGATTCCGGTTTCGTCCCATTATGCGGACAGGCGAAGCTGCCGGGAAGCCATGATCCTCTCCACGATCCTGATTTTCCTGTTCGGTTTCGGATTTGGAGTGATGATGGAACCAAACCACCTTCTGCGGCTCATGGTTTTCTATGTGCTGGGATTCTCGGTCATCGGACTGACCTATGGACCCGCCGGAACCATTCTGTCGGAGCTTTTTCCGACTCCGATCCGCTATACCGGAGCATCTCTCGCGTTCAATCTCGCCGGAGTCGCCGGCGCGTCGCCGGCCCCTTATATTGCCACGCGACTGGCGGGCCAATACGGCTTGAATGCCGTTGGATATTATCTGTCGATCACGGCTGTCATCACGTTCCTCGCGCTCCTCGCTGTTCGTCCGTGGGATCCCGGGAGCGAGCAAAATTTGGGCTCGGGTCGATGA
- a CDS encoding cation:proton antiporter → MSLTITNLELLLVVAAVASILGRRIRIPDSVALVLAGSLVTLLPYAPRIHLTKDLIFGIFLPPLVFEGALSIPWKKMERDLFPVLVLASLGVILSMGITAAGMHWVLRWQWLPAMTFGALIATTDPVAVIALFKNLGVQGRLRLLVESESLFNDVAGVVVFGLVLSMSEPGFHPNGFAGMSWHILLLGAGSILCGFFVSWGTHLLVRRSEDRTVGNLLTFVAAFGSFTLADSFHLSGILACVVTGITIGNSHPFPGFSREARESMLSLWETVAFIINSVIFVLIGIRIAHETFLSDALTTLVSIVIVLLSRAGTVYPICSLFRRGRWEIPVPFQHILFWGGIRGPLALALSLGLPEGFPLKNEIVSLTFAIVAFSILIQGLTVGPAMKKLGLSPPRVEESLERQDR, encoded by the coding sequence GTGTCCTTGACCATCACAAACCTCGAACTCCTCCTTGTGGTTGCTGCCGTCGCGTCGATCCTCGGCCGTCGCATCCGGATTCCCGACAGCGTCGCCCTTGTCCTGGCCGGCTCCCTCGTGACCCTTCTTCCCTACGCTCCGCGCATCCACCTGACCAAGGATCTGATCTTCGGTATTTTCCTGCCGCCACTGGTCTTTGAAGGGGCTCTCAGCATCCCCTGGAAAAAAATGGAGAGGGACCTTTTTCCCGTCCTGGTGCTGGCATCTCTCGGAGTGATCCTCTCCATGGGGATCACGGCGGCCGGAATGCACTGGGTTCTTCGCTGGCAGTGGCTTCCCGCCATGACGTTTGGCGCCCTCATCGCGACGACAGATCCGGTCGCCGTCATCGCTCTCTTCAAGAATCTCGGAGTTCAGGGAAGGCTTCGTCTCCTGGTCGAGTCAGAGAGCCTTTTCAATGATGTGGCAGGGGTGGTGGTGTTCGGTCTGGTTCTGTCCATGTCCGAACCCGGGTTCCATCCGAACGGCTTCGCCGGAATGTCCTGGCATATCCTTCTCCTCGGAGCCGGAAGCATTCTTTGCGGTTTTTTCGTGTCCTGGGGGACGCATCTTCTGGTGCGCCGGAGCGAGGACCGGACAGTCGGCAATCTTTTGACCTTTGTCGCCGCTTTCGGGTCTTTTACCCTGGCCGATTCGTTCCATCTGTCCGGAATTCTGGCCTGTGTTGTCACAGGGATTACGATCGGAAATTCCCATCCTTTTCCGGGATTCTCCAGGGAAGCAAGGGAATCGATGCTCTCTCTCTGGGAAACGGTCGCGTTCATTATCAATTCTGTGATTTTTGTTCTGATCGGGATCCGGATCGCACACGAGACATTCCTGTCGGACGCGCTGACCACTCTTGTCTCGATCGTCATCGTTCTCTTGAGCCGCGCCGGAACGGTCTATCCGATCTGCAGTCTTTTCCGTCGGGGACGATGGGAGATTCCCGTGCCCTTTCAGCATATCCTCTTCTGGGGGGGGATCCGTGGCCCGCTGGCCCTTGCGCTTTCCCTGGGGCTTCCGGAAGGCTTTCCTCTGAAAAACGAGATTGTCTCCCTCACCTTTGCGATCGTGGCCTTCTCTATCCTTATCCAGGGGCTGACGGTGGGACCGGCCATGAAAAAGCTGGGACTCTCCCCCCCGCGCGTCGAAGAGTCCCTGGAGAGACAAGACAGATAG
- a CDS encoding CbbQ/NirQ/NorQ C-terminal domain-containing protein, giving the protein MKNWFVALGGVLGYFALIFLYTLGAYLLVRSPPWFRYLFGFSSLSIFFGLLARTFHWASVAHIVLAESILIGGGTLFSLFWAFFSKKRPDPGGGAQRSPEERPGKSDSPATFLPAEGGDEEADLPVSRVREEIGTLLDAGLSVLVYGPTGSGKTSGVLMECLRERQAGDAERSILLISCSDGMEDYDLLNRPVPASPQEKARTLRAMAREHPDVRIGSLSRLFGDWDRAEGPLRSAFRRAAGGERLTIVFDELNRSSVSALNLILKVMDPVLGHYELFDFTTGERLSCPLDRLVFCATCNMGEGYGQTRELDWSLLDRFPGVVFMDYDARLEKQMLMDLGVPPDLAGRMVHVALALREAHRTGNLAAPLSTRHLKNWGRLVADGADPENIAPCLWVNRLVSHDRLGFPDKDQVHGIREVLGRTFRGGRKS; this is encoded by the coding sequence ATGAAAAACTGGTTCGTGGCCCTCGGGGGTGTGCTCGGATACTTCGCCCTTATTTTTCTCTATACCCTGGGAGCCTATTTACTCGTCCGGAGTCCTCCCTGGTTTCGGTATCTGTTCGGATTCTCCAGCCTCTCTATCTTTTTCGGGTTGCTCGCCCGGACATTTCATTGGGCTTCGGTTGCCCACATCGTACTTGCCGAAAGCATTCTGATCGGAGGAGGAACCCTCTTTTCGCTTTTTTGGGCTTTTTTTTCGAAAAAGAGGCCGGATCCGGGAGGGGGAGCGCAGCGTTCTCCGGAAGAACGGCCGGGAAAGTCCGACAGTCCGGCGACGTTTCTTCCTGCAGAGGGCGGTGACGAAGAGGCAGACCTGCCGGTTTCACGCGTCAGGGAGGAAATCGGGACACTTCTGGACGCCGGTCTCTCGGTGCTGGTTTATGGCCCGACCGGATCGGGCAAAACATCCGGTGTGTTGATGGAATGTTTGCGGGAGAGACAGGCAGGTGACGCAGAGCGGTCCATTCTTCTGATTTCCTGTTCGGACGGAATGGAGGACTATGATCTCCTGAACCGCCCGGTTCCGGCTTCTCCGCAGGAGAAGGCCCGGACTCTCCGGGCGATGGCGAGGGAACATCCGGATGTCCGGATCGGCAGTCTGTCCCGCCTGTTCGGGGACTGGGACCGCGCGGAAGGTCCTCTCCGCTCGGCTTTTCGGAGAGCGGCCGGAGGGGAACGACTGACGATTGTCTTTGACGAGCTGAACCGGTCTTCGGTGTCCGCTCTGAACCTGATCCTGAAGGTCATGGATCCGGTTCTCGGCCATTATGAGCTGTTCGACTTCACGACCGGAGAGCGTCTCTCATGCCCGCTGGACAGGCTCGTCTTCTGCGCCACCTGCAACATGGGGGAAGGGTACGGGCAAACGCGCGAGCTGGACTGGTCACTCCTCGACCGCTTTCCGGGTGTTGTGTTTATGGATTATGATGCCCGGCTTGAAAAACAGATGCTGATGGATCTGGGGGTCCCCCCTGATCTGGCCGGTCGCATGGTCCATGTTGCGCTGGCCCTGCGGGAAGCACACCGGACGGGAAATCTGGCAGCGCCGCTGTCCACCCGGCATCTGAAAAACTGGGGACGGCTGGTGGCCGACGGAGCGGATCCGGAAAACATTGCCCCCTGCCTGTGGGTCAACCGTCTGGTGTCGCACGACCGTCTCGGTTTCCCCGACAAAGATCAGGTTCACGGGATTCGGGAGGTTCTGGGACGGACATTCCGGGGTGGAAGAAAATCCTGA
- a CDS encoding M16 family metallopeptidase — protein MKPENPIRLCLALATALFLSGCADTTPATLATAPPAPPSSPFESRDVPVIHSHVYRATLPNGVVVVVLPRPVVPVVSFRIGILAGSSRDPVGKGGVADLTASLLNRGTTTRDALTLFREIDETGGSLEAAAGRDMTTVSGKVLTSDLPSLFGVAADMVLNPVFPEKEFQHNLLQARAGLMDEKDHAGPVARNLFYKTLYGNGPYGHPSSGTLHSVSRITLQDIRTFYQTEYRPDRTIITFAGDITPEKALDLVKSVFGSWKPATPGSPQPMTERNTSAPPPSAKTILVNRPQFAQAMVMMGTPGIRRNDPSFYSALVMNEILGGTTTSRLNHVVRQKNGLVYYIYSGFDAERHAGPFFVVFQTFAPNTKKVIALSQKLLRDMKTKPVTAREVETTRNNILGQFPFRVDTDDRIASLLLYIEAYDLGLGYFTDYPDSIRKVTPESVEKAASTLLHPGHLVTVVVGPIPKTGLRPNGKDIVVE, from the coding sequence ATGAAACCGGAGAATCCAATCCGTTTATGCCTCGCTCTGGCAACGGCCCTCTTTCTTTCAGGATGCGCGGACACCACTCCTGCCACTCTCGCCACCGCTCCCCCCGCACCTCCCTCTTCCCCCTTTGAATCCAGGGACGTTCCGGTCATTCACAGCCATGTCTATCGTGCCACACTTCCCAACGGCGTGGTGGTCGTCGTCCTTCCCCGGCCGGTCGTCCCCGTCGTCTCGTTCCGGATCGGAATCCTCGCCGGATCGTCCCGGGATCCCGTCGGGAAAGGCGGTGTTGCCGACTTGACCGCCTCCCTCCTGAACCGTGGCACAACCACCCGGGACGCATTGACGCTCTTCCGGGAGATCGACGAAACCGGGGGGAGTCTGGAAGCCGCAGCGGGCCGGGACATGACGACGGTCTCCGGCAAGGTGCTGACCTCGGACCTTCCCTCCCTGTTCGGAGTGGCTGCCGATATGGTCCTGAACCCGGTCTTCCCGGAAAAGGAATTTCAGCACAATCTGCTCCAGGCCAGAGCCGGTCTCATGGACGAAAAAGACCACGCCGGCCCCGTCGCGCGGAATCTTTTCTACAAGACTCTCTATGGAAACGGGCCCTATGGACATCCGTCCTCGGGAACCCTTCATTCGGTGTCCCGTATTACTCTCCAGGACATCCGGACCTTCTATCAGACCGAGTATCGTCCGGACCGAACGATCATCACCTTTGCGGGAGATATCACGCCGGAAAAGGCCCTGGATCTCGTCAAATCCGTCTTTGGTTCCTGGAAACCGGCCACACCGGGATCTCCCCAACCCATGACAGAGCGCAACACCTCAGCACCTCCTCCATCCGCGAAAACGATCCTGGTCAACAGGCCCCAGTTTGCCCAGGCCATGGTCATGATGGGAACGCCCGGGATCCGGCGAAACGATCCCTCGTTCTACAGTGCGCTTGTCATGAACGAAATATTGGGCGGGACGACAACATCGCGTCTGAATCATGTCGTTCGCCAGAAAAACGGCCTTGTCTACTACATTTACAGCGGATTTGACGCCGAAAGACACGCAGGTCCATTCTTTGTTGTCTTTCAGACATTCGCTCCCAATACCAAAAAGGTCATCGCCCTTTCCCAAAAACTGCTGCGCGACATGAAAACGAAGCCGGTCACCGCCCGGGAGGTCGAAACGACCCGAAACAATATTCTGGGCCAGTTCCCTTTCCGTGTGGATACGGACGACCGGATCGCGTCTCTTCTCCTGTATATCGAGGCTTATGATCTGGGCCTCGGTTACTTCACCGACTATCCGGACAGCATCCGGAAGGTCACGCCGGAATCCGTGGAGAAAGCCGCTTCCACACTTCTCCACCCCGGACACCTCGTAACCGTCGTTGTCGGACCGATCCCCAAAACCGGACTGCGCCCCAACGGCAAGGACATCGTCGTCGAATAA
- a CDS encoding M16 family metallopeptidase produces the protein MSRSQTDHRSLFFPILLPGVFFALILNLFFLPAKGMATSDAFPASGFHPTPVLHTYPNGLRLIYVEDPYSPIVTFQVWYKVGSIDEQRGKTGISHFLEHMMFTGTPRYPHGVLDKKINAVGGQSNAFTDYDFTAYFENTAPRYITIGEKIESDRMNNLLLSNQQLERERRIVLEERRNDYDDPTQKLVEQVYAKAFRVHPYHNPVIGWEPDIRHLSRSDLKHYYRTYYMPNNATIIVVGPVNGPELVSQVGQTFGSLPAGSAPNPKIPAEPVQKGLRFTVVHKPAMLPVTMMAFHVPNFKSPDSYALTVLSTLLSGGRSSILYRTMVYQNAVAVDAEGDYEPLTKGPALFYFYAQGLPKVKPPVLRRRFENVILSLQKTDVSPAALERAKKQVISSYLMSQESTFGLGMMLGEMASIGVPLDYLDTYVDRIRQVSAEDVRRVARTYLIRSNETIGYLYPTGAPRNPSFARPNRIVR, from the coding sequence ATGTCCCGCTCGCAAACTGACCACAGATCCCTTTTCTTCCCCATCCTCCTGCCGGGCGTTTTTTTCGCCCTGATTCTCAACCTTTTTTTCCTTCCGGCGAAAGGGATGGCCACATCCGACGCCTTCCCGGCATCCGGATTCCATCCAACACCCGTTCTTCACACATATCCGAACGGATTGAGGCTGATTTACGTCGAGGATCCCTATTCTCCGATTGTCACCTTCCAGGTCTGGTACAAGGTTGGCTCCATTGATGAACAGCGCGGAAAAACGGGAATCTCGCACTTTCTCGAACACATGATGTTCACCGGAACGCCCCGGTACCCGCATGGTGTCCTCGACAAGAAGATCAACGCGGTGGGCGGACAAAGCAACGCGTTTACAGACTATGACTTCACCGCCTACTTTGAAAACACGGCTCCCCGATACATCACGATCGGAGAGAAGATCGAATCGGACCGCATGAACAATCTTCTTCTCTCCAATCAACAGCTGGAGCGGGAACGCCGGATCGTTCTGGAAGAGCGAAGGAACGACTATGACGATCCGACGCAGAAGCTGGTGGAGCAGGTCTATGCCAAAGCGTTCCGCGTCCATCCCTACCATAACCCCGTGATCGGGTGGGAACCGGACATCCGGCATCTGTCGCGGTCGGACCTCAAGCATTATTACCGGACGTACTATATGCCCAACAACGCCACCATCATCGTGGTGGGACCTGTGAACGGACCGGAACTCGTAAGCCAGGTCGGGCAGACCTTTGGCTCCCTTCCGGCCGGATCCGCCCCCAACCCCAAAATTCCCGCCGAACCGGTCCAGAAAGGTCTGCGGTTCACGGTTGTGCACAAACCGGCCATGCTGCCAGTCACCATGATGGCGTTCCACGTCCCCAACTTCAAAAGTCCCGATTCCTACGCCCTGACGGTCCTTTCGACCCTCCTCTCGGGAGGGCGCTCTTCCATTCTCTATCGCACCATGGTCTACCAGAACGCCGTTGCGGTGGATGCGGAAGGAGACTACGAACCCCTGACGAAAGGTCCGGCGTTGTTCTACTTCTATGCGCAGGGTCTTCCGAAGGTCAAACCCCCTGTCCTCCGGAGACGATTCGAAAACGTGATCCTCTCCCTCCAGAAGACGGACGTGAGTCCTGCCGCACTGGAACGGGCTAAAAAACAGGTCATTTCCTCTTATCTGATGAGCCAGGAATCCACGTTCGGACTGGGGATGATGCTGGGGGAAATGGCCAGTATCGGTGTTCCGCTGGATTACCTGGACACCTATGTGGACCGGATCCGTCAGGTTTCGGCGGAGGACGTCCGTCGCGTCGCCCGGACCTATCTGATCCGCTCGAACGAAACGATCGGATATCTCTACCCGACGGGAGCTCCCCGCAATCCATCGTTCGCGCGACCCAACAGAATTGTCCGATAA
- a CDS encoding DUF5069 domain-containing protein, translated as MDLTKQFPRSPVDRLGGMDHLKRVIDKARAHVAGTLGEYTYNCPLDQAFFSFFGLDHEKFAEAVKSRPQDQDMLAWVHSQSPRSKNPKEVESFNREYESRSPDSPEKWDYFRSVRDSLAPGRTDITTWVKLLDLEEKRPV; from the coding sequence ATGGACCTGACAAAACAGTTTCCAAGAAGCCCTGTCGACCGTCTGGGGGGCATGGATCACCTGAAAAGAGTGATTGACAAGGCCCGGGCTCACGTGGCCGGAACGCTGGGGGAATACACCTACAACTGCCCCCTGGATCAGGCCTTCTTTTCCTTTTTTGGGCTCGACCACGAAAAGTTCGCGGAAGCGGTCAAATCCCGTCCGCAGGACCAGGACATGCTCGCCTGGGTCCATTCCCAGTCGCCCCGCTCGAAAAATCCCAAAGAAGTCGAATCGTTCAACAGGGAATACGAATCCCGGAGCCCGGATTCCCCTGAAAAGTGGGACTATTTCCGTTCCGTACGGGACAGTCTCGCCCCGGGGAGAACCGACATCACGACCTGGGTCAAACTTCTGGACCTGGAAGAAAAAAGACCCGTCTGA
- a CDS encoding YkgJ family cysteine cluster protein: MPFLDVPHTLCQSCRQCCHFLSPPEMTPFAGRGEIPLLPLAFNPSGEPLHLIQGDCEGLPVWTCSRLDEASSSCRSWPDHPLDCRIYPLVFTLDNGRPSIALDTTCPYAEQKPLAWFQEKARDLRDRFWNVWSASQKQALSRQFALDTFPERILLLPLDESSG, from the coding sequence ATGCCTTTTCTGGACGTTCCCCATACCCTTTGCCAGTCCTGCCGTCAATGCTGCCACTTCCTCTCTCCCCCGGAAATGACGCCTTTCGCCGGCCGGGGGGAGATCCCTCTCCTTCCCCTCGCCTTCAATCCGTCGGGAGAACCGCTTCATCTGATCCAAGGGGATTGTGAAGGTCTTCCGGTCTGGACATGTTCCCGTCTCGATGAGGCCAGCTCCTCCTGCCGGAGCTGGCCGGACCATCCCCTCGACTGCCGGATCTATCCTCTGGTTTTTACGCTCGACAACGGAAGGCCCTCCATCGCCCTGGATACCACATGCCCTTACGCCGAACAGAAACCTCTCGCCTGGTTTCAGGAAAAGGCGCGGGACCTTCGCGACCGGTTCTGGAATGTCTGGTCCGCCTCCCAAAAACAAGCGCTATCCCGCCAGTTTGCCCTGGACACCTTTCCCGAACGCATTCTCCTGCTCCCGCTCGACGAATCCTCCGGCTGA
- the hflX gene encoding GTPase HflX yields MNQMAEISHETGRQIGILLSREGTVEDVLVGTPQDIYIEKLPASRGGDHLLRGLSLVHTHIKGEPLSQDDLNDLALLRLDAQIVVHMKPRLPQVDSFSLATLDPDPKAPLPWTLEANLRVTPRNLEGHERIRSIEEEMRRVRTSSRHHLSERERAILVSASPDSVASQEENVQELEELALSAGVDVLGKEIQRIASYHPSTLLSRNRLKSLIIHALHVQASLIIFEQNLSPVQVKTIADMTELKVIDRTQLILDIFARRAHSSDGKLQVELAQLRYLLPRLEKRSTALSRLTGGIGGRGPGETRLEEDRRRVRDRISHLSEKLDRVALERQNRKERRKERDVPIVSLVGYTNVGKSTLLNQLTGSSVLTENRMFATLDPTTRRLRFPREREIILTDTVGFIRNLPGDLRRAFLATFDELKDAHLLLHVADAFHPKMEEQIQRVEELLKEMEIDRIPRILILNKTDCLSPAERDILSVRFPDAFQVAALDKTTLLPLLEEMERRLFSRFLHDDPDRVLATRK; encoded by the coding sequence ATGAACCAGATGGCCGAGATCAGCCATGAAACGGGGCGCCAGATCGGCATTCTCTTGTCCAGGGAAGGCACCGTCGAAGATGTCCTTGTCGGAACACCCCAGGACATTTATATCGAAAAGCTCCCGGCTTCCCGTGGCGGAGATCATCTGCTCAGGGGACTGTCCCTCGTGCACACGCACATCAAGGGAGAGCCTCTTTCTCAAGACGACCTGAACGATCTCGCATTGCTCCGGCTGGACGCCCAGATTGTCGTCCATATGAAACCCCGACTCCCCCAGGTGGACAGTTTTTCGCTTGCGACTCTTGATCCCGACCCGAAAGCCCCTCTCCCGTGGACTCTCGAAGCAAACCTTCGCGTCACCCCGCGAAACCTGGAGGGTCACGAACGAATCCGGTCCATCGAAGAAGAAATGCGTCGGGTCCGGACCTCCTCGAGGCACCATCTTTCCGAACGGGAACGGGCCATTCTGGTCTCGGCTTCCCCGGACTCGGTCGCTTCCCAGGAGGAAAACGTCCAGGAGCTGGAAGAACTGGCCCTCTCAGCAGGGGTCGACGTCCTCGGAAAGGAGATCCAGCGGATCGCCTCCTACCACCCCAGCACGCTCCTGAGCCGGAACAGGCTCAAGAGCCTGATCATCCATGCTCTGCACGTCCAGGCCAGCCTGATCATTTTCGAGCAGAACCTCTCTCCCGTCCAGGTGAAAACCATCGCGGACATGACAGAGCTGAAGGTCATCGACCGGACCCAGCTGATCCTCGATATTTTTGCCCGGCGGGCCCATTCCAGCGACGGAAAACTCCAGGTCGAACTGGCCCAGCTGCGGTATCTTCTCCCCCGCCTCGAAAAACGCTCCACTGCTCTTTCCCGCCTGACAGGAGGGATCGGGGGACGGGGGCCCGGCGAAACCCGTCTTGAAGAGGATCGACGACGGGTTCGGGACCGCATCAGCCACCTGTCCGAAAAACTTGATCGGGTCGCACTCGAGCGACAGAACCGGAAGGAGCGCCGGAAAGAACGGGATGTTCCCATCGTTTCTCTGGTCGGGTATACCAATGTCGGAAAATCGACCCTCCTGAACCAGCTGACGGGAAGCTCCGTCCTAACGGAAAACAGGATGTTCGCCACGCTGGACCCTACGACAAGACGTCTTCGCTTCCCGAGAGAACGGGAGATCATCCTGACGGACACGGTGGGGTTTATCCGGAACCTTCCGGGAGATCTTCGCCGTGCCTTTCTGGCGACCTTCGACGAACTCAAGGACGCCCATCTTCTCCTGCATGTCGCGGACGCGTTCCATCCGAAGATGGAAGAACAGATCCAGCGGGTGGAAGAACTTCTGAAAGAGATGGAGATCGACCGCATCCCCAGAATCCTGATCCTGAACAAGACAGACTGCCTGTCCCCCGCCGAACGGGACATTCTGTCCGTCCGGTTCCCGGACGCTTTCCAGGTGGCCGCGCTGGATAAAACGACCCTTCTCCCGCTGCTCGAGGAGATGGAGAGGCGCCTGTTCTCCCGCTTCCTGCACGATGATCCGGACCGCGTTCTGGCCACACGGAAATAA
- a CDS encoding DUF3553 domain-containing protein: MNAGPRLFLRPGESVAHRDYPEWGRGSVLEISTSTIPGGAAYVRITFEDGQERTFFNDLDDSRCAYFLGLKRIDRREGDVPFPW; this comes from the coding sequence ATGAACGCCGGACCGAGGCTCTTTCTTCGTCCCGGGGAGTCGGTCGCGCACCGCGACTATCCGGAATGGGGACGCGGTTCGGTTCTCGAAATCTCCACGTCCACGATACCGGGTGGAGCCGCCTACGTCCGGATTACTTTCGAAGACGGACAGGAACGGACTTTCTTCAACGATCTCGACGATTCCCGGTGTGCCTATTTCTTGGGTCTGAAACGCATCGACAGGCGGGAGGGGGACGTCCCATTTCCCTGGTAA